One part of the Coturnix japonica isolate 7356 linkage group LGE22C19W28_E50C23, Coturnix japonica 2.1, whole genome shotgun sequence genome encodes these proteins:
- the SMARCC2 gene encoding SWI/SNF complex subunit SMARCC2 isoform X1, whose product MAVRKKDGGPNVKYYEASDTVSQFDNVRLWLGKNYKKYIQAEPPTNKSLSSLVVQLLQFQEEVFGKHVSNAPLTKLPIKCFLDFKAGGALCHILAAAYKFKSDQGWRRFDFQNPSRMDRNVEMFMTIEKSLVQNNCLSRPNIFLHQEIEPKLLSKLKDIIKRHQGTVTEDKSNASHVVCPVPGNLEEEEWVRPVMKRDKQVLLHWGYYPDSYDTWIPASEIEASVEDAPTPEKPRKVHAKWILDTDTFNEWMNEEDYEVSDEKSPVARRKKISAKTLTDEVNSPDSDRRDKKGGNYKKRKRSPSPSPTPEAKKKNAKKGPATPYNKSKRGHREEEQEDLTKDMDEPSPVPNVEEVTLPKTVNTKKDSESAPVKGGTMTDLDEQEDESMETAGKDEEENGTGSKGEQAKNPDLHEDNVTEQTHHIIIPSYAAWFDYNSVHAIERRALPEFFNGKNKSKTPEIYLAYRNFMIDTYRLNPQEYLTSTACRRNLAGDVCAIMRVHAFLEQWGLINYQVDAESRPTPMGPPPTSHFHVLADTPSGLVPLQPKTPQGRQSDGDAKTGRKSKEIEDLVSESVKGKPELQQTSASQQMLNFPDKSKEKPADMQNFGLRTDMYTKKNIPSKSKAAASATREWTEQETLLLLEALEMYKDDWNKVSEHVGSRTQDECILHFLRLPIEDPYLEDSEASLGPLAYQPIPFSQSGNPVMSTVAFLASVVDPRVASAAAKSALEEFSKMKEEVPTALVEAHVRKVEEAAKVTGKADPAFGLESSGIAGTASEEPERIEEGGAEETRTETTPVEEKKEVKEPRDGAAEEEVKEKVGDVAKKEEEKSKEPEGEKEAEKGDSDSTGELEKEKEAKETQEETPKEPAEPEAERKAKVERDIGEGNLSTAAAAALAAAAVKAKHLAAVEERKIKSLVALLVETQMKKLEIKLRHFEELETIMDREREALEYQRQQLLADRQAFHMEQLKYAEMRARQQHFQHLQQQQQQQPPPLPPGAQPLPAAGTPLAPAAHPLAAPPTPAMVAPAEPGGQLMPGVPPPQPPPPPGAPQPGPAIPHAPVPFPGQQPPSQNLGGNLGGSGHPSMPGNAPTALPFAPPPSAIPLSMANPLADSIATTFPANPPALPLHGALASSMPPGGLPPPPPHPPGLALPLLGGGGSPAAHSPAIVAAVQGSLLPTPGLLAGEI is encoded by the exons ATGGCGGTGCGGAAGAAGGACGGCGGCCCCAACGTCAAATATTACGAGGCCTCGGACACCGTCAGTCAATTCGACAACGTCCGCCTTTGGTTGGGCAAGAACTACAAGAAG TACATCCAGGCCGAGCCCCCCACCAACAAATCGCTGTCGAGTCTCGTGGTTCAACTGCTGCAGTTCCAGGAGGAAGTGTTCGGGAAGCACGTCAGCAACGCGCCGCTCACCAAACTGCCG ATCAAATGCTTCCTGGATTTCAAGGCGGGGGGAGCCCTGTGCCACATCTTGGCGGCTGCTTATAAGTTCAAGAGCGACCAAGGATG GCGGCGTTTCGATTTCCAGAATCCCTCGCGGATGGATCGCAACGTGGAGATGTTTATGACCATCGAGAAATCCCTGGTGCAG aACAACTGCCTGTCCCGGCCCAACATCTTCCTGCACCAGGAGATTGAGCCCAAGCTGCTGAGTAAACTGAAGGACATTATTAAGAGGCACCAG GGCACTGTGACTGAGGATAAGAGCAACGCATCCCATGTTGTCTGCCCCGTCCCTGGGAACTTGGAGGAAG AGGAGTGGGTCCGGCCGGTCATGAAGCGAGACAAGCAGGTTCTGCTGCATTGGGGCTACTACCCTGACAG TTATGATACGTGGATCCCAGCCAGTGAGATTGAGGCCTCTGTGGAGGATGCCCCAACACCAGAGAAGCCCCGGAAG GTCCATGCCAAGTGGATCCTGGACACCGACACCTTCAATGAGTGGATGAACGAGGAGGACTATGAGGTGTCTGATGAGAAGAGCCCCGTCGCTCGCAGGAAGAAGATCTCAGCCAAGACCCTGACAGATGAG GTGAACAGCCCTGACTCAGACCGGCGGGACAAGAAGGGAGGCAACTACAAGAAGAGGAAGCGTTCGCCGTCACCTTCACCCACCCCAGAGGCCAAGAAGAAGAACGCAAAGAAGGG ACCTGCCACCCCCTACAACAAATCCAAGCGTGGGCACCgtgaggaggagcaggaggaccTGACCAAGGACATGGATGAACCCTCACCTGTACCCAACGTGGAGGAGGTCACCCTGCCCAAAACAG TCAACACCAAGAAGGACTCAGAGTCTGCACCTGTTAAAGGAGGCACCATGACGGACCTgg ATGAGCAGGAGGATGAGAGCATGGAGACAGCTGGCAAG GACGAGGAGGAGAACGGCACCGGGAGCAAAGGGGAGCAGGCCAAGAACCCCGACCTGCACGAGGACAACGTGACGGAGCAGACCCACCACATCATCATCCCCAGCTACGCCGCCTGGTTCGACTACAACAG CGTCCACGCCATCGAGCGCCGAGCTCTGCCCGAGTTCTTCAACGGCAAGAACAAATCCAAGACCCCCGAGAT CTACTTGGCCTACCGTAACTTCATGATCGATACGTACCGCCTGAACCCCCAGGAGTATCTCACCTCCACCGCCTGCCGCCGCAACCTGGCGGGCGACGTCTGTGCCATCATGAG GGTTCACGCCTTCCTGGAGCAATGGGGTCTCATCAACTACCAGGTGGATGCTGAGAGCCGGCCCACCCCCATGGgcccccctcccacctcccatTTCCACGTCTTGGCCGATACCCCGTCCGGTTTGGTGCCTCTGCAACCCAAGACCCCACAG GGCCGGCAGAGCGATGGCGACGCCAAGACGGGCCGCAAGAGCAAAGAGATTGAAGACCTGGTCAGCGAGTCGGTGAAAGGGAAACCGGAGCTG cagcaaacCTCGGCCTCGCAGCAGATGCTGAACTTCCCCGACAAGAGCAAAGAGAAGCCGGCCGACATGCAGAACTTTGGGCTGCGCACCGACATGTACACCAAGAAGAACATCCCCTCCAAA agcaaagctgcagcCAGTGCAACAAGGGAATGGACGGAGCAGGAgacgctgctgctgctggag GCCCTGGAGATGTACAAGGATGATTGGAACAAGGTGTCGGAGCACGTTGGCAGCCGCACACAGGACGAATGCATCCTGCATTTCCTGCGTCTGCCCATTGAGGATCCCTACCTGGAGGACTCGGAGGCGTCGCTGGGGCCCTTGGCTTATCAGCCCATTCCCTTCAGCCAGTCTGGGAACCCTGTCATGAGCACCGTCGCCTTCTTGGCCTCCGTCGTCGACCCCCGTgttgcctctgctgctgctaaatCAGCGCTGG AGGAGTTCTCCAAGATGAAGGAGGAGGTGCCCACGGCGCTGGTGGAAGCTCACGTCCGTAAGGTGGAGGAGGCTGCCAAGGTGACGGGCAAAGCTGACCCTGCATTCGGGCTGGAGAGCAGCGGCATCGCCGGTACCGCCTCGGAGGAGCCGGAACGGATCG AGGAGGGCGGTGCGGAGGAGACGCGCACGGAGACGACACCggtggaggagaaaaaggaggtgAAG GAGCCTCGTGATGGTGCTGCTGAGGAGGAGGTGAAGGAGAAAGTGGGGGACGTGGccaagaaagaggaggagaagagcaaagagCCCGAGGGGGAGAAGGAGGCGGAGAAGGGCGACAGCGACAGCACGG gggagctggagaaggagaaggaggcaAAAGAGACGCAGGAGGAGACCCCAAAGGAGCCAGCAGAGCCCGAGGCTGAACGCAAAGCCAAAGTGGAGCGGGACATCGGGGAAGGGAACCTCTCcaccgctgctgctgctgcgctgGCGGCTGCTGCTGTGAAGGCCAAG cacctggCGGCCGTGGAGGAGCGTAAGATCAAATCTCTGGTGGCGCTGCTGGTGGAGACGCAGATGAAGAAACTGGAGATCAAACTGCGGCACTTCGAGGAGCTGGAGACCATCATGGATCGCGAGCGGGAGGCg CTGGAATACCAGcggcagcagctgcttgcagaCCGCCAGGCCTTCCATATGGAGCAGCTGAAGTACGCAGAGATGCGCGCCCGccagcagcacttccagcacctgcagcaacagcagcagcagcagccccccccgctgccccccggcGCTCAGCCCCTGCCCGCTGCTGGAACCCCCCTGGCCCCCGCCGCCCACCCGCTGGCAGCGCCGCCCACCCCCGCCATGGTGGCCCCCGCTGAGCCGGGGGGGCAGCTGATGCCTGGGGTgccccccccgcagcccccaccaccaccaggaGCACCGCAACCCGGCCCGGCCATCCCACACG CCCCGGTGCCGTTCCCCGGGCAGCAGCCGCCGTCTCAGAACCTGGGGGGGAACCTGGGTGGCAGCGGCCACCCCTCCATGCCCGGTAATGCGCCCACGGCTCTGCCCTTCGCACCGCCTCCATCCGCCATCCCATTGAGCATGGCTAACCCCCTCGCCGACTCCATCGCCACCACTTTCCCCGCTAACCCGCCCGCCCTCCCGCTGCATGGGGCCCTGGCCAGCAGCATGCCGCCCGGggggctgccccccccccctcctcacccACCCGGCCTGGCCTTGCcgttgttggggggggggggctcgCCCGCCGCACACAGCCCAGCCATCGTGGCCGCAGTGCAGGGGAGcctccttcccaccccaggTCTGCTTGCAGGTGAGATATGA
- the SMARCC2 gene encoding SWI/SNF complex subunit SMARCC2 isoform X4 produces the protein MAVRKKDGGPNVKYYEASDTVSQFDNVRLWLGKNYKKYIQAEPPTNKSLSSLVVQLLQFQEEVFGKHVSNAPLTKLPIKCFLDFKAGGALCHILAAAYKFKSDQGWRRFDFQNPSRMDRNVEMFMTIEKSLVQNNCLSRPNIFLHQEIEPKLLSKLKDIIKRHQGTVTEDKSNASHVVCPVPGNLEEEEWVRPVMKRDKQVLLHWGYYPDSYDTWIPASEIEASVEDAPTPEKPRKVHAKWILDTDTFNEWMNEEDYEVSDEKSPVARRKKISAKTLTDEVNSPDSDRRDKKGGNYKKRKRSPSPSPTPEAKKKNAKKGPATPYNKSKRGHREEEQEDLTKDMDEPSPVPNVEEVTLPKTVNTKKDSESAPVKGGTMTDLDEQEDESMETAGKDEEENGTGSKGEQAKNPDLHEDNVTEQTHHIIIPSYAAWFDYNSVHAIERRALPEFFNGKNKSKTPEIYLAYRNFMIDTYRLNPQEYLTSTACRRNLAGDVCAIMRVHAFLEQWGLINYQVDAESRPTPMGPPPTSHFHVLADTPSGLVPLQPKTPQQQTSASQQMLNFPDKSKEKPADMQNFGLRTDMYTKKNIPSKSKAAASATREWTEQETLLLLEALEMYKDDWNKVSEHVGSRTQDECILHFLRLPIEDPYLEDSEASLGPLAYQPIPFSQSGNPVMSTVAFLASVVDPRVASAAAKSALEEFSKMKEEVPTALVEAHVRKVEEAAKVTGKADPAFGLESSGIAGTASEEPERIEEGGAEETRTETTPVEEKKEVKEPRDGAAEEEVKEKVGDVAKKEEEKSKEPEGEKEAEKGDSDSTGELEKEKEAKETQEETPKEPAEPEAERKAKVERDIGEGNLSTAAAAALAAAAVKAKHLAAVEERKIKSLVALLVETQMKKLEIKLRHFEELETIMDREREALEYQRQQLLADRQAFHMEQLKYAEMRARQQHFQHLQQQQQQQPPPLPPGAQPLPAAGTPLAPAAHPLAAPPTPAMVAPAEPGGQLMPGVPPPQPPPPPGAPQPGPAIPHAPVPFPGQQPPSQNLGGNLGGSGHPSMPGNAPTALPFAPPPSAIPLSMANPLADSIATTFPANPPALPLHGALASSMPPGGLPPPPPHPPGLALPLLGGGGSPAAHSPAIVAAVQGSLLPTPGLLAGEI, from the exons ATGGCGGTGCGGAAGAAGGACGGCGGCCCCAACGTCAAATATTACGAGGCCTCGGACACCGTCAGTCAATTCGACAACGTCCGCCTTTGGTTGGGCAAGAACTACAAGAAG TACATCCAGGCCGAGCCCCCCACCAACAAATCGCTGTCGAGTCTCGTGGTTCAACTGCTGCAGTTCCAGGAGGAAGTGTTCGGGAAGCACGTCAGCAACGCGCCGCTCACCAAACTGCCG ATCAAATGCTTCCTGGATTTCAAGGCGGGGGGAGCCCTGTGCCACATCTTGGCGGCTGCTTATAAGTTCAAGAGCGACCAAGGATG GCGGCGTTTCGATTTCCAGAATCCCTCGCGGATGGATCGCAACGTGGAGATGTTTATGACCATCGAGAAATCCCTGGTGCAG aACAACTGCCTGTCCCGGCCCAACATCTTCCTGCACCAGGAGATTGAGCCCAAGCTGCTGAGTAAACTGAAGGACATTATTAAGAGGCACCAG GGCACTGTGACTGAGGATAAGAGCAACGCATCCCATGTTGTCTGCCCCGTCCCTGGGAACTTGGAGGAAG AGGAGTGGGTCCGGCCGGTCATGAAGCGAGACAAGCAGGTTCTGCTGCATTGGGGCTACTACCCTGACAG TTATGATACGTGGATCCCAGCCAGTGAGATTGAGGCCTCTGTGGAGGATGCCCCAACACCAGAGAAGCCCCGGAAG GTCCATGCCAAGTGGATCCTGGACACCGACACCTTCAATGAGTGGATGAACGAGGAGGACTATGAGGTGTCTGATGAGAAGAGCCCCGTCGCTCGCAGGAAGAAGATCTCAGCCAAGACCCTGACAGATGAG GTGAACAGCCCTGACTCAGACCGGCGGGACAAGAAGGGAGGCAACTACAAGAAGAGGAAGCGTTCGCCGTCACCTTCACCCACCCCAGAGGCCAAGAAGAAGAACGCAAAGAAGGG ACCTGCCACCCCCTACAACAAATCCAAGCGTGGGCACCgtgaggaggagcaggaggaccTGACCAAGGACATGGATGAACCCTCACCTGTACCCAACGTGGAGGAGGTCACCCTGCCCAAAACAG TCAACACCAAGAAGGACTCAGAGTCTGCACCTGTTAAAGGAGGCACCATGACGGACCTgg ATGAGCAGGAGGATGAGAGCATGGAGACAGCTGGCAAG GACGAGGAGGAGAACGGCACCGGGAGCAAAGGGGAGCAGGCCAAGAACCCCGACCTGCACGAGGACAACGTGACGGAGCAGACCCACCACATCATCATCCCCAGCTACGCCGCCTGGTTCGACTACAACAG CGTCCACGCCATCGAGCGCCGAGCTCTGCCCGAGTTCTTCAACGGCAAGAACAAATCCAAGACCCCCGAGAT CTACTTGGCCTACCGTAACTTCATGATCGATACGTACCGCCTGAACCCCCAGGAGTATCTCACCTCCACCGCCTGCCGCCGCAACCTGGCGGGCGACGTCTGTGCCATCATGAG GGTTCACGCCTTCCTGGAGCAATGGGGTCTCATCAACTACCAGGTGGATGCTGAGAGCCGGCCCACCCCCATGGgcccccctcccacctcccatTTCCACGTCTTGGCCGATACCCCGTCCGGTTTGGTGCCTCTGCAACCCAAGACCCCACAG cagcaaacCTCGGCCTCGCAGCAGATGCTGAACTTCCCCGACAAGAGCAAAGAGAAGCCGGCCGACATGCAGAACTTTGGGCTGCGCACCGACATGTACACCAAGAAGAACATCCCCTCCAAA agcaaagctgcagcCAGTGCAACAAGGGAATGGACGGAGCAGGAgacgctgctgctgctggag GCCCTGGAGATGTACAAGGATGATTGGAACAAGGTGTCGGAGCACGTTGGCAGCCGCACACAGGACGAATGCATCCTGCATTTCCTGCGTCTGCCCATTGAGGATCCCTACCTGGAGGACTCGGAGGCGTCGCTGGGGCCCTTGGCTTATCAGCCCATTCCCTTCAGCCAGTCTGGGAACCCTGTCATGAGCACCGTCGCCTTCTTGGCCTCCGTCGTCGACCCCCGTgttgcctctgctgctgctaaatCAGCGCTGG AGGAGTTCTCCAAGATGAAGGAGGAGGTGCCCACGGCGCTGGTGGAAGCTCACGTCCGTAAGGTGGAGGAGGCTGCCAAGGTGACGGGCAAAGCTGACCCTGCATTCGGGCTGGAGAGCAGCGGCATCGCCGGTACCGCCTCGGAGGAGCCGGAACGGATCG AGGAGGGCGGTGCGGAGGAGACGCGCACGGAGACGACACCggtggaggagaaaaaggaggtgAAG GAGCCTCGTGATGGTGCTGCTGAGGAGGAGGTGAAGGAGAAAGTGGGGGACGTGGccaagaaagaggaggagaagagcaaagagCCCGAGGGGGAGAAGGAGGCGGAGAAGGGCGACAGCGACAGCACGG gggagctggagaaggagaaggaggcaAAAGAGACGCAGGAGGAGACCCCAAAGGAGCCAGCAGAGCCCGAGGCTGAACGCAAAGCCAAAGTGGAGCGGGACATCGGGGAAGGGAACCTCTCcaccgctgctgctgctgcgctgGCGGCTGCTGCTGTGAAGGCCAAG cacctggCGGCCGTGGAGGAGCGTAAGATCAAATCTCTGGTGGCGCTGCTGGTGGAGACGCAGATGAAGAAACTGGAGATCAAACTGCGGCACTTCGAGGAGCTGGAGACCATCATGGATCGCGAGCGGGAGGCg CTGGAATACCAGcggcagcagctgcttgcagaCCGCCAGGCCTTCCATATGGAGCAGCTGAAGTACGCAGAGATGCGCGCCCGccagcagcacttccagcacctgcagcaacagcagcagcagcagccccccccgctgccccccggcGCTCAGCCCCTGCCCGCTGCTGGAACCCCCCTGGCCCCCGCCGCCCACCCGCTGGCAGCGCCGCCCACCCCCGCCATGGTGGCCCCCGCTGAGCCGGGGGGGCAGCTGATGCCTGGGGTgccccccccgcagcccccaccaccaccaggaGCACCGCAACCCGGCCCGGCCATCCCACACG CCCCGGTGCCGTTCCCCGGGCAGCAGCCGCCGTCTCAGAACCTGGGGGGGAACCTGGGTGGCAGCGGCCACCCCTCCATGCCCGGTAATGCGCCCACGGCTCTGCCCTTCGCACCGCCTCCATCCGCCATCCCATTGAGCATGGCTAACCCCCTCGCCGACTCCATCGCCACCACTTTCCCCGCTAACCCGCCCGCCCTCCCGCTGCATGGGGCCCTGGCCAGCAGCATGCCGCCCGGggggctgccccccccccctcctcacccACCCGGCCTGGCCTTGCcgttgttggggggggggggctcgCCCGCCGCACACAGCCCAGCCATCGTGGCCGCAGTGCAGGGGAGcctccttcccaccccaggTCTGCTTGCAGGTGAGATATGA
- the SMARCC2 gene encoding SWI/SNF complex subunit SMARCC2 isoform X5, whose translation MAVRKKDGGPNVKYYEASDTVSQFDNVRLWLGKNYKKYIQAEPPTNKSLSSLVVQLLQFQEEVFGKHVSNAPLTKLPIKCFLDFKAGGALCHILAAAYKFKSDQGWRRFDFQNPSRMDRNVEMFMTIEKSLVQNNCLSRPNIFLHQEIEPKLLSKLKDIIKRHQGTVTEDKSNASHVVCPVPGNLEEEEWVRPVMKRDKQVLLHWGYYPDSYDTWIPASEIEASVEDAPTPEKPRKVHAKWILDTDTFNEWMNEEDYEVSDEKSPVARRKKISAKTLTDEVNSPDSDRRDKKGGNYKKRKRSPSPSPTPEAKKKNAKKGPATPYNKSKRGHREEEQEDLTKDMDEPSPVPNVEEVTLPKTVNTKKDSESAPVKGGTMTDLDEQEDESMETAGKDEEENGTGSKGEQAKNPDLHEDNVTEQTHHIIIPSYAAWFDYNSVHAIERRALPEFFNGKNKSKTPEIYLAYRNFMIDTYRLNPQEYLTSTACRRNLAGDVCAIMRVHAFLEQWGLINYQVDAESRPTPMGPPPTSHFHVLADTPSGLVPLQPKTPQQTSASQQMLNFPDKSKEKPADMQNFGLRTDMYTKKNIPSKSKAAASATREWTEQETLLLLEALEMYKDDWNKVSEHVGSRTQDECILHFLRLPIEDPYLEDSEASLGPLAYQPIPFSQSGNPVMSTVAFLASVVDPRVASAAAKSALEEFSKMKEEVPTALVEAHVRKVEEAAKVTGKADPAFGLESSGIAGTASEEPERIEEGGAEETRTETTPVEEKKEVKEPRDGAAEEEVKEKVGDVAKKEEEKSKEPEGEKEAEKGDSDSTGELEKEKEAKETQEETPKEPAEPEAERKAKVERDIGEGNLSTAAAAALAAAAVKAKHLAAVEERKIKSLVALLVETQMKKLEIKLRHFEELETIMDREREALEYQRQQLLADRQAFHMEQLKYAEMRARQQHFQHLQQQQQQQPPPLPPGAQPLPAAGTPLAPAAHPLAAPPTPAMVAPAEPGGQLMPGVPPPQPPPPPGAPQPGPAIPHAPVPFPGQQPPSQNLGGNLGGSGHPSMPGNAPTALPFAPPPSAIPLSMANPLADSIATTFPANPPALPLHGALASSMPPGGLPPPPPHPPGLALPLLGGGGSPAAHSPAIVAAVQGSLLPTPGLLAGEI comes from the exons ATGGCGGTGCGGAAGAAGGACGGCGGCCCCAACGTCAAATATTACGAGGCCTCGGACACCGTCAGTCAATTCGACAACGTCCGCCTTTGGTTGGGCAAGAACTACAAGAAG TACATCCAGGCCGAGCCCCCCACCAACAAATCGCTGTCGAGTCTCGTGGTTCAACTGCTGCAGTTCCAGGAGGAAGTGTTCGGGAAGCACGTCAGCAACGCGCCGCTCACCAAACTGCCG ATCAAATGCTTCCTGGATTTCAAGGCGGGGGGAGCCCTGTGCCACATCTTGGCGGCTGCTTATAAGTTCAAGAGCGACCAAGGATG GCGGCGTTTCGATTTCCAGAATCCCTCGCGGATGGATCGCAACGTGGAGATGTTTATGACCATCGAGAAATCCCTGGTGCAG aACAACTGCCTGTCCCGGCCCAACATCTTCCTGCACCAGGAGATTGAGCCCAAGCTGCTGAGTAAACTGAAGGACATTATTAAGAGGCACCAG GGCACTGTGACTGAGGATAAGAGCAACGCATCCCATGTTGTCTGCCCCGTCCCTGGGAACTTGGAGGAAG AGGAGTGGGTCCGGCCGGTCATGAAGCGAGACAAGCAGGTTCTGCTGCATTGGGGCTACTACCCTGACAG TTATGATACGTGGATCCCAGCCAGTGAGATTGAGGCCTCTGTGGAGGATGCCCCAACACCAGAGAAGCCCCGGAAG GTCCATGCCAAGTGGATCCTGGACACCGACACCTTCAATGAGTGGATGAACGAGGAGGACTATGAGGTGTCTGATGAGAAGAGCCCCGTCGCTCGCAGGAAGAAGATCTCAGCCAAGACCCTGACAGATGAG GTGAACAGCCCTGACTCAGACCGGCGGGACAAGAAGGGAGGCAACTACAAGAAGAGGAAGCGTTCGCCGTCACCTTCACCCACCCCAGAGGCCAAGAAGAAGAACGCAAAGAAGGG ACCTGCCACCCCCTACAACAAATCCAAGCGTGGGCACCgtgaggaggagcaggaggaccTGACCAAGGACATGGATGAACCCTCACCTGTACCCAACGTGGAGGAGGTCACCCTGCCCAAAACAG TCAACACCAAGAAGGACTCAGAGTCTGCACCTGTTAAAGGAGGCACCATGACGGACCTgg ATGAGCAGGAGGATGAGAGCATGGAGACAGCTGGCAAG GACGAGGAGGAGAACGGCACCGGGAGCAAAGGGGAGCAGGCCAAGAACCCCGACCTGCACGAGGACAACGTGACGGAGCAGACCCACCACATCATCATCCCCAGCTACGCCGCCTGGTTCGACTACAACAG CGTCCACGCCATCGAGCGCCGAGCTCTGCCCGAGTTCTTCAACGGCAAGAACAAATCCAAGACCCCCGAGAT CTACTTGGCCTACCGTAACTTCATGATCGATACGTACCGCCTGAACCCCCAGGAGTATCTCACCTCCACCGCCTGCCGCCGCAACCTGGCGGGCGACGTCTGTGCCATCATGAG GGTTCACGCCTTCCTGGAGCAATGGGGTCTCATCAACTACCAGGTGGATGCTGAGAGCCGGCCCACCCCCATGGgcccccctcccacctcccatTTCCACGTCTTGGCCGATACCCCGTCCGGTTTGGTGCCTCTGCAACCCAAGACCCCACAG caaacCTCGGCCTCGCAGCAGATGCTGAACTTCCCCGACAAGAGCAAAGAGAAGCCGGCCGACATGCAGAACTTTGGGCTGCGCACCGACATGTACACCAAGAAGAACATCCCCTCCAAA agcaaagctgcagcCAGTGCAACAAGGGAATGGACGGAGCAGGAgacgctgctgctgctggag GCCCTGGAGATGTACAAGGATGATTGGAACAAGGTGTCGGAGCACGTTGGCAGCCGCACACAGGACGAATGCATCCTGCATTTCCTGCGTCTGCCCATTGAGGATCCCTACCTGGAGGACTCGGAGGCGTCGCTGGGGCCCTTGGCTTATCAGCCCATTCCCTTCAGCCAGTCTGGGAACCCTGTCATGAGCACCGTCGCCTTCTTGGCCTCCGTCGTCGACCCCCGTgttgcctctgctgctgctaaatCAGCGCTGG AGGAGTTCTCCAAGATGAAGGAGGAGGTGCCCACGGCGCTGGTGGAAGCTCACGTCCGTAAGGTGGAGGAGGCTGCCAAGGTGACGGGCAAAGCTGACCCTGCATTCGGGCTGGAGAGCAGCGGCATCGCCGGTACCGCCTCGGAGGAGCCGGAACGGATCG AGGAGGGCGGTGCGGAGGAGACGCGCACGGAGACGACACCggtggaggagaaaaaggaggtgAAG GAGCCTCGTGATGGTGCTGCTGAGGAGGAGGTGAAGGAGAAAGTGGGGGACGTGGccaagaaagaggaggagaagagcaaagagCCCGAGGGGGAGAAGGAGGCGGAGAAGGGCGACAGCGACAGCACGG gggagctggagaaggagaaggaggcaAAAGAGACGCAGGAGGAGACCCCAAAGGAGCCAGCAGAGCCCGAGGCTGAACGCAAAGCCAAAGTGGAGCGGGACATCGGGGAAGGGAACCTCTCcaccgctgctgctgctgcgctgGCGGCTGCTGCTGTGAAGGCCAAG cacctggCGGCCGTGGAGGAGCGTAAGATCAAATCTCTGGTGGCGCTGCTGGTGGAGACGCAGATGAAGAAACTGGAGATCAAACTGCGGCACTTCGAGGAGCTGGAGACCATCATGGATCGCGAGCGGGAGGCg CTGGAATACCAGcggcagcagctgcttgcagaCCGCCAGGCCTTCCATATGGAGCAGCTGAAGTACGCAGAGATGCGCGCCCGccagcagcacttccagcacctgcagcaacagcagcagcagcagccccccccgctgccccccggcGCTCAGCCCCTGCCCGCTGCTGGAACCCCCCTGGCCCCCGCCGCCCACCCGCTGGCAGCGCCGCCCACCCCCGCCATGGTGGCCCCCGCTGAGCCGGGGGGGCAGCTGATGCCTGGGGTgccccccccgcagcccccaccaccaccaggaGCACCGCAACCCGGCCCGGCCATCCCACACG CCCCGGTGCCGTTCCCCGGGCAGCAGCCGCCGTCTCAGAACCTGGGGGGGAACCTGGGTGGCAGCGGCCACCCCTCCATGCCCGGTAATGCGCCCACGGCTCTGCCCTTCGCACCGCCTCCATCCGCCATCCCATTGAGCATGGCTAACCCCCTCGCCGACTCCATCGCCACCACTTTCCCCGCTAACCCGCCCGCCCTCCCGCTGCATGGGGCCCTGGCCAGCAGCATGCCGCCCGGggggctgccccccccccctcctcacccACCCGGCCTGGCCTTGCcgttgttggggggggggggctcgCCCGCCGCACACAGCCCAGCCATCGTGGCCGCAGTGCAGGGGAGcctccttcccaccccaggTCTGCTTGCAGGTGAGATATGA